Below is a window of Falsibacillus albus DNA.
TTGGGTTTGGCCGGTACCCGACAATGCCATCGATCCAGTTGATGTGACAATTCGGAAAGATACCATTCGTCTAGCATTTATAGCTGCTTTGCAGACACTGCCCCCACGCCAGCGTGTAGTCTTAATTTTACAGGATGTGTACCGATGGTCAGCCACTCAAACCGCGAGAGCATTGGGAACGTCAATTACCGCTGTCAATAGTGCGCTGCAGCGAGCAAGACGCACACTTAACCGTGCTAACCTGAATTCGGAAACACTGAATGATGTTGATTCAGAAGTGAATCGGGGATTGATTGACCGCTATGTCGATGCTTTTGAACGCTACGATATTGATGCGCTTTTAGAACTTTTTCATGAGGACGGCAGCATATCGATGCCGCCTTTCGTGATGTGGATCAGTGGTCGAGGGGACCTTGCCACATTTTATGAAATCACTCGGTCTCACTGTGTAGGCTCACGATTGCTGCCAACCAGAGTCAATGGTACAGCTGCCCTTGCTCAGTATGCCCCAGGTCAGTCGAATGAACAACTAGTACCGTGGGGTATCCATGTTCCTGAGATTCGTGACAATCGAATAATCCATGTACATACTTTCATCCATCCCGCACTATACTCCCGACTAGGGCTGCCAACTAAGCTAGACTTAACTATTTGATTGCAGCAGATCAAATTAAAAATACATCTATTGGACCGATGATTTTCCAGTCGCCCGTTCGTCTATATTGGTGTAACCATTCATAGTTGAGTCAAATAAAGGGAGGAATCGAAAATGTTACTTAGGAACAAAAACGCCGTGATTTATGGTGCAGGAGGCGCAATTGGAGGCGCCGTTGCCCGCGCTTTTGCTCAAGAAGGGGCGAAGGTCTTTCTTGTGGGTCGGAATATTAATAGACTTAATATAGTAGCTAAGGAGATTACTGGTAGTGGAGGAGAAGTTGAGACCGCTCAAGTTAATGCTGTAGACGAGCAGGCGGTAGAAAATCACCTCTCTCAAGTGGTAAACACAGTCGGGAGTGTAGATGTCTCATTTAACCTCATTGGACTTGGCGAAACCCAGGGGGCTTCGCTTGTAGAAATGGAACAGGAGCAATTTGTGAGTCCGATCATCACGGCCATGCAATCACATTTTATCACTGCGACTGCAGCAGCACGACACATGGCTAAGCAAAAGGCAGGAGTTATACTTGCGCTCACCGCTCAGGCGGCCCGTAAACCTTATCGCGATGTAGGCGGTTTCGGAGTTGCAGGAGCAGCGATCGAGGGCCTTTGCCGTCAATTGGCGATTGAGGTTGGACCACTGGGTATCCGTGTCGTCTGTTTACGTTCAGCCGGCTCTCCGGACGCCCCGGGTGTTGATGAGGTGTTCAATCGACATGCAGACAATGCTGGTATTACACGAGATGAGTTCGAGTCCGGCATCGCTGAAAAAACTCTGCTTAAACGATTGCCAAGACTTGCAGAAGTAGCGAATGCAGCTGTCCTTATGGCTTCCGATCGTGCGAGCGCAATTACAGGCGCTGTGGCCAATGTGACCTGCGGAGAAATTGTAGATTGAAGAATAAGTATACAGCTAGTGCAAATGCATGAGGAAATTGAATAATTAGCTACATATCAAAAAAATGTAAAAGTTTTAGATTTGAGTTAATGATTAAAAAGGAGGAATTAAATTGAGTGAACTTAGACTGATCAATACTTATAAAAATGAGCTTCAAAATTACTCTTTAGAACAACTAAGATATATATCTGAAGAAGGGGTTTGGTCTATTGGGCAAATGTATGACCATTTAATCCTTGTTTCCCATTCTTATCTAGATAATATGGAAACATGTTCTACCTTGAATGAGGAACAACGTCTTGGGAAAACGGAGTTTGCTGAGCGATTATTTAAGTTTGGATTTCCACCGAATAAATATAAATTACCGGATGAACTAAATACTCCACCCAATAATTCAGATAGCAAGGAGGAGCTTGCCAGTAGAATTGATCAAGTAATTTTAAGGTTAAACCAATGGGAATCCAAAGTCGATGATATAATCCCAAATTATAAAATCGAGCATATATCGTTCGGCTGGCTGAATGCAAGGGAATGGTATGATTTAGTTGAATTACATTTACGTCATCACCTGCGTCAAAAAGATGAGTTAGAACAAAGGCTTGTTGACCTGACGGGGGTGTAAATTGAGTAGAGGGGATTGAAAGATTTTTATCTTCAGCTATTGAGTGTGTTTCTTCGAGAAGTAGATCTGCACTTTTTATTAAATTTATTGAAAAAAGGATTTTCACGAAACATTGAACCAATGATTAACGGTTTATGTTCAACTTGTAGAGGAGGTGTATCAAAGTGTCGATTTTCCGTAATCCTCAAATTGTTCTGCTCAGTTCGGATGTAGTTAGAGCAGCTACGTTCTACCAGGGTCTGGGTTTTACTGAGACCTTTCGAGTACCAAATGATGGAGAACCAATTCATATTGATTTGGTTCTCGATGACTACAGAATCGGCATCGCATCTGTTAATTCTACGCGCGATGATCACGGCCTCGCTCCCTTGTCACAAGGGCAGCGTGCTGCAGTGATTTTGTGGACCGATGACACTGCAGCGGCTTTTGAAACCATCATCTCGAAGGGTGCCGAGCCCCTGGTCTCACCGTACGAATGGCTCGGCCGTCTTCTCATTGCATGGGTTGCAGATCCGGACGGTAATCCAATTCAGATTGTGCAAAATCTCTGAAGATGCACTTTCATTTAACTATCCTTGTTGTAGTTTAGAACACTTTCTGGTTATAAAAAAATAGAGTTCCTTTCTAAGTAGAAAAGGATTGTAAGGATCCCTTGTGGAATGGAATGTAGAATAAGAAAACAAAAAGGAGAAATTATGTGCCGGAACATTAAAACATTATTTAATTTCGACCCACCAGCTACCGATGAAGAGATTCATGCAGCAGCTATTCAGTATGTCAGAAAGATAACGGGCTATAACAAACCCTCGAAGGCGAACGAAGAGGCGTTTAATCACGCAGTCAATGAAGTAGCAATGATTACTAAGAATTTATTTGATATTATGGAAACCAGTGCAGAACCTCGCAATCGTGAAGTCGAAGCTGAGCGTGCTCGTGTCAGATCAGCTAAAAGGTTTGGTACAAGTTAGTGAGTAATAACATTATAATGAGCTATTCAACTATTGGGTGCATTTCTGTAATATGAAATGCGTCTTTTTATATGAAACGAGCCAGATTGTGGAACAACGGTAAAAACAGAAATGTTGAACATCCTGATTGAAAGAGCAAGATTTAGAAAGATAATCTATTCAATTCACTCTTATACTTAATAATGTAAACATTAAGTAATTATCTAGGATTGATTACATGCACAATACAATTGACCCTAAAATCCTTTATTTCGGGTCACCAGTCTTACTAATAAGCAAGTTAAATGAAGATGGGACACCTAATCTTGCCCCCATGTCATCAGCTTGGTGGATTAATCAATCTACAGCCTGCCAGAATTCTTCGGATATTTGTAAACCTTCCACTTATATCACCTCAAGAATAATTATATTACATAGGTGGTGTTTGAATAGTAATTGTATAATTAGAAAGCAAGATTTTAAAACTCGTTATCTGTAATTTCATTATTCAAATTCATATCCGGAATGGCAGTCCAGTCTGTTATAAAGAACTGGAAATAGACAAAATGTACTTAGACTGACGGTACGTTATTGCATAAGACAATAACGCAAGAAGACTTCCATTTTCGGAAGTCTTCTTTCTATATAGATAAATATTAAACTTTAACAGAGCCATTATTTTAGACTTTGTAAACCTAGTATAACTTTTGAAGTGCTTCTTTATTAAACGGCAGTAAATCATTCAGTCTGCCTTCGCGCACTTTCCTTACCCACTCAGGATCCATTAATAATGAACGGCCGATTGCGACCATGTCAAACTCTTCATTTTCCAGCTTTTCAATAAGACCATCCAGGCTGGCTGTGTTGGCACCCTCAAAGCTGGTAAATTCGCCATCGAGTCCCACAGATCCAACAGAGATTACAGGTTTGCCTGTCAACTTCTTCGTCCAGCCTGCCAAATTCAGATCAGAGCCTTCAAATTCCGCCTCCCAGAAACGGCGTGTCGAGCAGTGAAAAATATCGACTCCTGCTTCTACTATGGGCTGCAAGAAACGATGTAATTCATCCGGCGTTTCAGCAAGCTTGGCTTTGAAATCGTTCATTTTCCACTGAGAAAAACGGAAGATGATCGGGAAGTCAGGTCCAACTTCCCGTCTGCAGGCTTCAATTACCTCAACGGCAAATTGTGTTCGCCCGACGAGATCGCCGCCATAACGGTCCGTACGCTTATTTGTATTTCCCCAGAAGAATTGATCAATTAAATAACCATGCGCTCCGTGAAGCTCAATGCCGTCGAAACCAAGGCGTTTGGCATCAGCTGCTGCTTGAGCATACGCTTCGACCATCGCCATGACCTCTGATTCAGTCATTGGTTCTGTCACTTTTTCACCAGACAAGCTTAGTCCAGATGGTCCAACAGGAAGAGCGTCTGCATTTGGAAGCTCGCCCTTTTTACGGGTCATTCCGACATGCCAGAGCTGAGGCACGATTTTTCCGCCAGCTTGATGTACGTCCTTCACCACCTGCTTCCAGCCGTCTAATGATGCATCCCCATGAAACAGTGGGATCCTTGCACCTGACACAGAAGCAGGGTGATTAATTCCTGTTCCTTCTGTGACAATCAAGCCTACCCCATTTTCGGCGCGGCGGCGATAATAGTCTGCCACATCTTCTCCTGGTATGCCTTCAGGTGAAAATCCGCGTGTCATTGGCGCCATCACTGTGCGATTTGCCAGTGTTAATTTTTCACTTTTAAAAGGTTTAAATAATGCTTCAAGTGATTTATTTGTCTGACTCATTGGTTTTCTCCCCTTTCATGATTACGTAGATATTATTTCAGATACCATCAAGTAAGAAAAGAAATCTGTTTGGCAAATGTTTTGCTCTGCACTCAGCGCTTATTCACGAACTTGTCCGAAGAAGATATGCGATGCTTGAAATAGAAGTTGCAATCATACAGTGGGGAGTTGTAAGAATGTCAATCAAAGATAAGGATAAAATTGATAGTATTGGAATGAACA
It encodes the following:
- a CDS encoding sigma-70 family RNA polymerase sigma factor translates to MNKKPPEMAWVEELHPELTAYCYRMLGCVFDAEDAVQDTMLRAWKGWDSFRNESSPRTWIYRIATNVCLDKTRGSKRRVMPIDFSDPAATVRLPTETLPLANWVWPVPDNAIDPVDVTIRKDTIRLAFIAALQTLPPRQRVVLILQDVYRWSATQTARALGTSITAVNSALQRARRTLNRANLNSETLNDVDSEVNRGLIDRYVDAFERYDIDALLELFHEDGSISMPPFVMWISGRGDLATFYEITRSHCVGSRLLPTRVNGTAALAQYAPGQSNEQLVPWGIHVPEIRDNRIIHVHTFIHPALYSRLGLPTKLDLTI
- a CDS encoding VOC family protein, whose translation is MSIFRNPQIVLLSSDVVRAATFYQGLGFTETFRVPNDGEPIHIDLVLDDYRIGIASVNSTRDDHGLAPLSQGQRAAVILWTDDTAAAFETIISKGAEPLVSPYEWLGRLLIAWVADPDGNPIQIVQNL
- a CDS encoding NADH:flavin oxidoreductase — encoded protein: MSQTNKSLEALFKPFKSEKLTLANRTVMAPMTRGFSPEGIPGEDVADYYRRRAENGVGLIVTEGTGINHPASVSGARIPLFHGDASLDGWKQVVKDVHQAGGKIVPQLWHVGMTRKKGELPNADALPVGPSGLSLSGEKVTEPMTESEVMAMVEAYAQAAADAKRLGFDGIELHGAHGYLIDQFFWGNTNKRTDRYGGDLVGRTQFAVEVIEACRREVGPDFPIIFRFSQWKMNDFKAKLAETPDELHRFLQPIVEAGVDIFHCSTRRFWEAEFEGSDLNLAGWTKKLTGKPVISVGSVGLDGEFTSFEGANTASLDGLIEKLENEEFDMVAIGRSLLMDPEWVRKVREGRLNDLLPFNKEALQKLY
- a CDS encoding DUF2277 domain-containing protein; this translates as MCRNIKTLFNFDPPATDEEIHAAAIQYVRKITGYNKPSKANEEAFNHAVNEVAMITKNLFDIMETSAEPRNREVEAERARVRSAKRFGTS
- a CDS encoding SDR family NAD(P)-dependent oxidoreductase is translated as MLLRNKNAVIYGAGGAIGGAVARAFAQEGAKVFLVGRNINRLNIVAKEITGSGGEVETAQVNAVDEQAVENHLSQVVNTVGSVDVSFNLIGLGETQGASLVEMEQEQFVSPIITAMQSHFITATAAARHMAKQKAGVILALTAQAARKPYRDVGGFGVAGAAIEGLCRQLAIEVGPLGIRVVCLRSAGSPDAPGVDEVFNRHADNAGITRDEFESGIAEKTLLKRLPRLAEVANAAVLMASDRASAITGAVANVTCGEIVD
- a CDS encoding DinB family protein — translated: MSELRLINTYKNELQNYSLEQLRYISEEGVWSIGQMYDHLILVSHSYLDNMETCSTLNEEQRLGKTEFAERLFKFGFPPNKYKLPDELNTPPNNSDSKEELASRIDQVILRLNQWESKVDDIIPNYKIEHISFGWLNAREWYDLVELHLRHHLRQKDELEQRLVDLTGV